In a single window of the Streptomyces sp. HUAS ZL42 genome:
- a CDS encoding ABC transporter ATP-binding protein yields MTVAAPELTAAPMREADSGHLRLDALTKRFTGRSGTVTAVDSVSLDVEPGEFITLLGPSGCGKTTTLRMVAGFEDSSSGSIRLDGKAIDDMPPQRRPMAMVFQSYALFPHMTVAENIAYGMRLQRRTRDDIATSMRMAVTSMNLVGLEDRSPHELSGGQQQRVALARALVVQPKVLLFDEPLSNLDAKLRDAMRAEIRRIQRMFGITSLYVTHDQDEAMSMSDRIVVMNKGKVEQAAAPGEIYARPASVFVADFIGRANFLEAVPEHVGDSRATVTVLGRRLTVAAHRKVKADATGAYLMVRPETARLSAVTDGGTGIGAVLRSTFHGPTIDYEVETTGGTITVTEPGIDPRAALAEGTNVDVTFDPDRAYLLTRE; encoded by the coding sequence ATGACCGTTGCAGCGCCCGAACTCACCGCCGCGCCAATGCGCGAGGCCGACAGTGGACACCTGCGGCTGGACGCCCTGACCAAGCGGTTCACCGGCCGCTCCGGCACCGTGACCGCCGTGGACAGCGTCTCGCTCGACGTCGAGCCCGGGGAGTTCATCACCCTGCTCGGCCCGTCCGGCTGCGGCAAGACCACCACCTTGCGCATGGTGGCCGGCTTCGAGGACTCCTCCAGCGGCAGCATCCGCCTCGACGGCAAGGCCATCGACGACATGCCTCCGCAGCGCAGGCCCATGGCGATGGTGTTCCAGAGCTATGCACTGTTCCCCCACATGACCGTTGCGGAGAACATCGCGTACGGGATGCGACTGCAGCGACGTACCCGCGACGACATCGCCACCAGCATGAGGATGGCTGTCACCAGCATGAACCTCGTCGGTCTGGAGGACCGCAGCCCGCATGAGCTGTCCGGCGGACAGCAGCAGCGAGTCGCCCTGGCCCGGGCCCTGGTGGTGCAGCCGAAGGTACTGCTGTTCGACGAGCCGCTGTCCAATCTGGACGCGAAGCTGCGTGACGCGATGCGGGCGGAGATCCGACGCATCCAGAGGATGTTCGGCATCACCAGTCTCTATGTCACCCACGACCAGGACGAGGCGATGAGCATGTCCGACCGGATCGTGGTGATGAACAAGGGAAAGGTGGAGCAGGCCGCCGCCCCGGGCGAGATCTACGCCCGGCCGGCCAGTGTGTTCGTCGCCGACTTCATCGGCCGGGCGAACTTCCTGGAGGCGGTGCCCGAGCATGTCGGCGACAGCAGAGCCACCGTGACCGTGCTGGGTCGCCGGCTCACCGTCGCCGCGCACCGCAAGGTGAAGGCCGACGCCACCGGTGCGTACCTGATGGTGCGACCGGAAACGGCCAGGCTGTCCGCCGTCACCGACGGCGGCACCGGTATCGGCGCGGTGCTGCGCTCCACCTTCCACGGCCCCACGATCGACTACGAGGTGGAGACGACGGGCGGCACCATCACGGTCACCGAACCGGGCATCGACCCGCGGGCGGCACTGGCCGAGGGAACCAACGTCGACGTCACCTTCGACCCGGACCGGGCGTACCTGCTGACCAGGGAATGA
- a CDS encoding ABC transporter permease, whose protein sequence is MNTMLSDREPSTSTEVTAPRRRRRTDLGVRVLITSVALLVTIGAVVPLVAVLATAFAPDALPRYAEFFTSWVDLAVLRNTLVLGALVGLCGTALGFLFAFVQARLDVPGKKILHVIALIPIVSPPFAIATATVVLYGRRGVISNGVFGVEYDIYGLDGLVFVLSLSLFPVAYLGLLGMLRGLDPALEEAAMNLGASPWRILRTLILPLVAPGLVAPFLLLFVEAIADLANPLVLGGDYTVLASRAYLAVTGEYDITGAAVYCVILLVPSLAMYFGQRRWMNRKVRTTITGRPSGSVHLITGWARWPIYGLALLAAAVILSLYGTVIVGSVTRVFGVDNTFTLDYLKEVVAGVGVEAVLDTLRFAAIATPVAGLVGLVIAWLVVRHLERTAWLLDLGGTLGVAVPGTVLGIGFVLAYRPDRWIGPVHAVPSLVGGSAIAGGAVAIVLAYIVRSIPAGQRTAVGALTQLHPYIEQASTDLGAKPLQTFRRVTLPLIRPALLTGLSYSFARSMTSVSTIVLLVTPETKIITSQVLSAAGTGRYGVAFAYCTVLTALVLTGFGLIRVLVGTGAALQRTTTSERQKS, encoded by the coding sequence ATGAACACGATGCTTTCCGACCGCGAGCCGTCCACCTCCACCGAGGTGACGGCTCCGCGGCGGCGCCGCCGGACCGACCTGGGTGTCCGGGTCCTGATCACCTCCGTCGCCCTGCTGGTGACGATCGGCGCGGTCGTGCCACTGGTCGCGGTACTCGCCACCGCCTTCGCGCCCGACGCGCTGCCCCGCTACGCGGAGTTCTTCACCTCGTGGGTCGACCTCGCCGTGCTGCGCAACACCCTGGTGCTCGGCGCTCTCGTCGGCCTCTGCGGTACGGCGCTCGGCTTCCTGTTCGCGTTCGTCCAGGCCAGGCTCGATGTGCCGGGGAAGAAGATCCTGCACGTCATCGCCCTGATACCGATCGTCAGCCCGCCCTTCGCGATCGCCACCGCCACGGTCGTGCTGTACGGCCGGCGCGGTGTCATCAGCAACGGCGTGTTCGGTGTGGAGTACGACATCTATGGCCTCGACGGGCTGGTGTTCGTCCTGTCCCTGTCGCTGTTCCCCGTGGCGTACCTGGGGCTGCTCGGCATGCTGCGAGGGCTGGACCCCGCCCTGGAGGAGGCGGCCATGAACTTGGGCGCCTCCCCGTGGCGGATCCTGCGGACGCTGATCCTGCCGCTCGTGGCGCCCGGCCTGGTCGCGCCGTTCCTGCTGCTGTTCGTGGAGGCGATCGCCGACCTGGCCAACCCCCTGGTACTCGGCGGCGACTACACCGTCCTCGCCAGCCGGGCCTATCTTGCGGTCACCGGCGAGTACGACATCACCGGCGCCGCGGTCTACTGCGTGATCCTGCTGGTGCCATCGCTGGCGATGTACTTCGGGCAGCGCCGGTGGATGAACCGGAAGGTGCGTACGACGATCACCGGCCGTCCGTCCGGCAGCGTCCATCTGATCACCGGCTGGGCACGGTGGCCGATCTACGGGCTGGCGCTGCTGGCCGCCGCGGTGATCCTGAGCCTCTACGGCACGGTGATAGTCGGCTCTGTGACCCGGGTATTCGGCGTCGACAACACGTTCACGCTCGACTACCTCAAGGAGGTCGTCGCCGGGGTGGGCGTCGAGGCGGTGCTGGACACGCTCAGGTTCGCCGCCATAGCCACACCCGTCGCGGGCCTCGTCGGCCTGGTCATCGCCTGGCTGGTCGTGCGGCACCTGGAGCGCACGGCCTGGCTGCTCGACCTCGGCGGCACGCTGGGCGTCGCCGTGCCCGGCACCGTGCTGGGCATCGGATTCGTGCTGGCGTACCGGCCGGACCGGTGGATCGGCCCGGTCCACGCGGTCCCCAGCCTGGTGGGAGGCAGCGCCATCGCCGGCGGTGCGGTCGCCATCGTCCTGGCGTACATCGTCCGCAGCATCCCGGCGGGCCAGCGCACCGCGGTGGGCGCGCTCACGCAGTTGCACCCGTACATCGAGCAGGCGTCCACGGACCTGGGGGCAAAACCGCTGCAGACCTTCCGCCGGGTGACGCTTCCACTGATCCGGCCGGCACTCCTCACCGGGCTGAGCTACAGCTTCGCCCGCAGCATGACCTCCGTCTCGACGATCGTCCTGCTGGTCACACCCGAGACGAAGATCATCACGTCCCAGGTCCTCAGTGCCGCCGGCACGGGCCGATACGGCGTCGCCTTCGCCTACTGCACCGTACTGACCGCACTGGTACTGACAGGCTTCGGACTCATCCGCGTCCTCGTCGGCACCGGCGCCGCTCTGCAGCGCACAACCACCTCCGAAAGGCAGAAGTCATGA
- a CDS encoding ABC transporter substrate-binding protein, translating to MVHVACGATEEWCAATAEEFAKTTGVKADFVRLSSGEALARIQAGKGNAEFDVWYGGPSDGYAAAGEKGLLEPYVSPNASAIPAKYKDASGLWTGVYVGVLGFCSNTKLLAEKGLDAPDSWADLLDPKLKKEIGIAHPSTSGTAYTALWTQVQLADGDENKALTYMRKLHPNVLQYTKSGSAPAQMTARGEVAVGVIFSHDCVATREEGFPDLAVTFPSEGTGYETGGVALIKGAKNPASAKKFVDWALTPEAQEIGPGVKAYQVPTNVHAKVSDKSVDLHSLILVDYDAAKAGEAKSALTKRFDEEVAQAPKS from the coding sequence GTGGTGCACGTCGCCTGCGGTGCGACCGAGGAGTGGTGCGCTGCCACCGCGGAGGAGTTCGCCAAGACCACCGGGGTGAAGGCCGACTTCGTCCGCCTCTCCAGCGGTGAGGCGTTGGCCCGCATCCAGGCCGGCAAGGGCAACGCCGAGTTCGACGTCTGGTACGGCGGGCCCTCCGACGGATACGCCGCCGCGGGCGAGAAGGGCCTGCTGGAGCCCTATGTGTCGCCGAACGCGAGCGCCATCCCCGCCAAGTACAAGGACGCCTCCGGCCTGTGGACGGGCGTCTACGTGGGCGTGCTGGGCTTCTGCAGCAACACCAAACTGCTGGCGGAGAAGGGTCTCGACGCCCCGGACTCCTGGGCCGACCTGCTCGACCCGAAGCTGAAGAAGGAGATCGGCATCGCGCATCCGTCCACGTCGGGCACCGCCTACACCGCCCTGTGGACCCAGGTGCAACTGGCCGACGGGGACGAGAACAAGGCACTGACGTACATGCGCAAGCTCCACCCGAACGTGCTGCAATACACCAAGTCCGGCTCGGCACCGGCGCAGATGACGGCGCGCGGCGAGGTCGCCGTGGGTGTCATCTTCTCCCACGACTGCGTGGCCACCAGGGAGGAGGGTTTCCCCGATCTCGCGGTGACCTTCCCGTCCGAGGGCACCGGCTACGAGACCGGCGGCGTCGCGCTGATCAAGGGTGCGAAGAACCCCGCGAGCGCCAAGAAGTTCGTCGACTGGGCGCTGACCCCCGAGGCGCAGGAGATCGGCCCCGGCGTGAAGGCGTACCAGGTCCCGACCAACGTGCACGCGAAGGTGTCGGACAAGAGCGTGGATCTGCACAGCCTCATCCTGGTCGACTACGACGCGGCCAAGGCCGGAGAGGCCAAGTCGGCGCTGACCAAGCGGTTTGACGAAGAAGTCGCGCAGGCGCCCAAGTCATGA
- a CDS encoding response regulator transcription factor codes for MTAEAQTTAGPTALVVDDEPQMTIIIEFALQTQGFTVLTAHDGATALNLLRTRTVDLVVLDVMMPAMDGLTLCERIRARSDVPVMLLTALSQHDDVIAGLEHGADDYVTKPFHPREVALRAQALVRRHRRGAGASVRVGRLVIDPVAQSATLGRHRLDLPFTEFKLLTHLASRRGVPQSWQDLLREVWGTADLLGGRDVVKSTVYRLRSRLAGVPGGSAYIRTLRGVGYLMPDLPVDGRENDPADEPDGTPAG; via the coding sequence ATGACGGCGGAGGCACAGACGACGGCGGGTCCGACCGCGCTGGTGGTCGACGACGAGCCGCAGATGACGATCATCATCGAGTTCGCCCTTCAGACGCAGGGCTTCACGGTGCTCACCGCACACGACGGCGCCACGGCACTGAATCTCCTGCGGACCCGCACCGTCGACCTGGTGGTGCTGGACGTGATGATGCCGGCGATGGACGGACTCACGCTGTGCGAGCGGATCCGGGCCCGGTCGGACGTGCCGGTCATGTTGCTCACCGCGCTGTCCCAGCACGACGACGTCATCGCCGGCCTGGAGCACGGCGCCGACGACTATGTGACCAAGCCGTTCCACCCGCGCGAGGTGGCACTGCGCGCCCAGGCACTGGTACGCCGCCACCGCCGGGGTGCTGGCGCGTCGGTTCGCGTCGGACGGCTGGTGATCGACCCGGTGGCGCAGTCGGCGACCCTGGGGCGGCACCGGCTGGACCTGCCGTTCACGGAGTTCAAACTGCTGACCCATCTGGCCTCCCGCCGGGGTGTGCCGCAGTCCTGGCAGGACCTGCTGCGGGAGGTGTGGGGCACCGCGGACCTGCTGGGCGGACGGGACGTGGTCAAGTCCACGGTGTACCGGCTGCGTTCGAGGCTGGCGGGGGTGCCGGGCGGCTCGGCGTACATCCGCACGTTGCGCGGGGTCGGCTACCTGATGCCGGATCTGCCGGTGGACGGCCGGGAGAACGATCCCGCCGACGAGCCGGACGGGACGCCGGCTGGGTGA
- a CDS encoding sensor histidine kinase: MVAVWWLPLAALAGAGAAALLTFIRMRRLAAARVAELAQLEHLVERRAEQVTALSHELRTPLSMIKGAVDLLREGNPGPLTAAQERLLLVADHQSTQVIGLCESLLIQAKIEAGLFTPRMEKVDVSVVAREVVTAMRPLCAQRGQRVSLDVPQVMPRISADPMLLTQALTNLLSNASRFTTTGGSIDVRVALIDTGVAVYVTDDGAGMTRAERHRLFHRFATGRPLADGTGLGLVITKTVVELHGGEIMVHTASTRGTTFLLTLPDAS; encoded by the coding sequence ATGGTCGCCGTCTGGTGGTTGCCGTTGGCGGCGCTGGCTGGTGCGGGTGCCGCCGCCCTGCTGACGTTCATACGGATGCGCCGGCTCGCCGCGGCCCGGGTCGCGGAGCTGGCGCAGCTGGAGCACCTGGTGGAGCGCCGGGCGGAGCAGGTGACCGCGCTCAGTCATGAGTTGCGTACGCCGCTCAGCATGATCAAGGGGGCGGTGGATCTGCTTCGGGAAGGGAACCCGGGCCCGCTGACAGCGGCGCAGGAGCGGTTGCTGCTGGTCGCCGACCATCAGTCCACGCAGGTCATCGGCCTGTGCGAGAGCCTGCTGATCCAGGCGAAGATCGAAGCGGGCCTGTTCACACCTCGTATGGAGAAGGTGGACGTGTCGGTGGTGGCGCGAGAGGTCGTGACGGCGATGCGGCCGTTGTGCGCTCAGCGCGGGCAACGGGTCAGCCTGGACGTGCCGCAGGTGATGCCACGGATCTCGGCGGACCCGATGCTGCTGACCCAGGCACTGACGAACCTGCTGTCGAACGCGAGCCGGTTCACCACCACGGGGGGCAGCATCGACGTGCGGGTCGCGCTCATAGACACCGGCGTCGCGGTGTACGTCACCGATGACGGCGCCGGCATGACGCGGGCCGAGCGGCACCGGCTGTTCCACCGCTTCGCCACCGGGCGGCCCCTGGCCGACGGGACCGGCCTCGGTCTCGTGATCACGAAGACCGTTGTGGAGCTGCACGGAGGCGAGATCATGGTGCACACCGCGTCGACCCGCGGGACGACCTTCCTGCTGACCCTGCCCGACGCGTCATGA
- a CDS encoding GNAT family N-acetyltransferase: protein MIELGPVAWPPAPIKTERLVLREPEARDRAAFIELHASPEVHTYLGGPRPRDELEREMPGVPGRWPGSFVVDLDGAMIGQILLRRATEHRRPAAVGKADLGYLFLPRAWGFGYATEACAAALDWFDGVLPGEPVVLTTQTANVGSMRLAAKLGFTEVERFQAWDAEQWLGLRSPVTPSA, encoded by the coding sequence ATGATTGAACTCGGACCCGTCGCCTGGCCGCCTGCCCCGATCAAGACCGAGCGGCTCGTGCTCCGTGAGCCCGAGGCCCGGGACCGTGCGGCGTTCATCGAGCTGCACGCCTCGCCGGAGGTGCACACCTATCTGGGCGGCCCCAGGCCGCGTGACGAGCTTGAGCGCGAGATGCCCGGGGTGCCCGGGCGGTGGCCCGGGAGTTTCGTCGTCGATCTCGATGGGGCGATGATCGGCCAGATCCTGCTCAGGAGAGCAACGGAGCACCGTCGCCCGGCTGCCGTGGGGAAGGCCGATCTGGGCTACCTCTTCCTGCCGCGGGCGTGGGGATTCGGGTACGCCACCGAGGCGTGCGCGGCGGCACTCGACTGGTTCGACGGCGTCCTTCCCGGCGAGCCGGTGGTGCTCACCACCCAGACCGCCAACGTCGGCTCGATGCGCCTCGCGGCAAAGCTGGGGTTTACCGAGGTAGAGCGGTTCCAAGCCTGGGACGCCGAGCAGTGGCTCGGCTTGCGATCCCCGGTCACGCCGTCCGCTTGA
- a CDS encoding VOC family protein: MTLQLVQVNFKARDDSALGRFWAEALGWGVSSEGPGVTNLEPVGFDWPDPSAVCIDLVRVPDPETVKYRVHIELATTSDAHQAELVARLKELGATPADVGQGDVPWTVMADPEGNMFSVLEPRELYRDTGPIAAVVVACADPRAMVRFWGEAIDWSVHELTDERALLRSVKGVGPYLEFRRTPDDEVVWNRVHLDVMADLVGDQAREVARLEGLGAVRADVGQGDDVSWVVLADPAGNEFCVLGRG; encoded by the coding sequence ATGACGCTGCAGCTTGTTCAGGTGAACTTCAAGGCCCGGGACGACTCGGCGCTCGGCCGGTTCTGGGCGGAGGCGCTCGGCTGGGGTGTTTCCAGCGAAGGGCCCGGCGTGACCAACCTGGAACCCGTGGGCTTCGACTGGCCGGACCCGTCCGCCGTCTGTATCGATCTCGTCCGCGTCCCGGACCCGGAGACGGTGAAGTACCGCGTGCACATCGAGCTCGCCACCACCTCCGACGCCCATCAGGCGGAGTTGGTCGCACGTCTGAAGGAGCTCGGGGCGACGCCCGCCGATGTGGGCCAGGGCGATGTGCCGTGGACGGTGATGGCCGACCCGGAAGGCAACATGTTCAGCGTCCTGGAGCCGCGGGAGCTCTACCGGGACACCGGGCCGATAGCCGCCGTGGTCGTCGCCTGCGCCGATCCACGGGCCATGGTCCGGTTCTGGGGCGAGGCGATCGACTGGAGTGTCCACGAATTGACCGACGAGCGCGCCCTGCTGCGCTCCGTCAAGGGTGTCGGGCCGTATCTGGAGTTCCGCCGCACGCCCGACGACGAGGTCGTGTGGAACCGTGTCCATCTCGACGTGATGGCCGACCTTGTCGGGGATCAGGCGAGGGAGGTCGCCCGGCTCGAAGGCCTCGGCGCGGTACGGGCCGACGTGGGTCAGGGTGACGACGTCTCCTGGGTCGTCCTGGCCGACCCGGCGGGCAACGAGTTCTGCGTCCTCGGCCGGGGCTGA
- a CDS encoding AAA family ATPase translates to MGDEFFVPRGEFYRLMEILSEPASRGVLLLGSPGMGKSTLLRAAQAVLQRRDRTVFFVSLANQVDPRELGTRLLEEVTASGLDISPTLMRTLSTSAGRASLRETAGILRELEGRMSSPVLLLDALDEAARPSRLSAAVEELALALDGWKLVVATRPLPDLSFSRFARLEVLQLGHLTQAEAADLIRQELPELEPGMMARLTELADGNPLMLRALVNVARQRSLPEGGSLTLRTVLQWMADRARAAHPRPEVLTELLEEIALAGGREQIRTLAARSGMGEQEVLTELHILQTNGLVVVDHAARTAQLFHRSLVDSILSQYLRGRPFSLADLQFGAEEAERDDLLTATFVRRHDIGRILGQRRSLVVGDRGAGKSAIFRTLATASPAGAGHASATICPVANTGDLLQRIVAPDAWTNANALRAAWLVVIAAFVASELPPSAPKELRLSGANLRTALDLPTEPVGRLRRVLRACLRPFGGTTLKFTVGPVGLEAQLPAGTSRPGGASVDVESFLKEADDLFLRESDRRVMVMFDRIDETFKYDRAKQQAVVQALLQAESRVSQFESVGLLVLLRTDLFELYDIQEKNKLVSRTLTLEWSDEDWLQVLVRRVLANTPLQLLATRVRGADGTADTRDALQVVFPPEIEGQPIDQWLLECLRNGNGDVSPRHAVLLLHLSRDLSEDAEAHVSGFPLFSAESVSKAMTKLSDLSFNEIVNDFKVAPTFVRNCRAGKRDRFALRDVQGLFDEADGTIANQVGLLERLGFLERVVQEGSSGPEAVFRIPDLYTRCWS, encoded by the coding sequence ATGGGCGACGAATTCTTCGTCCCGCGTGGCGAGTTCTACCGGCTCATGGAGATCCTCTCTGAGCCGGCGTCACGGGGCGTGCTGCTTTTGGGCAGTCCGGGGATGGGCAAGAGCACACTGCTGCGCGCGGCCCAGGCCGTACTGCAACGGCGGGACCGCACCGTCTTCTTTGTGAGTCTGGCGAATCAGGTTGATCCACGCGAGCTGGGCACGCGCCTCCTGGAGGAGGTCACAGCCTCGGGATTGGACATAAGCCCGACACTCATGCGCACCCTCAGCACCTCCGCGGGCAGAGCGTCACTGAGGGAGACGGCAGGAATTCTACGGGAGTTGGAGGGGCGGATGAGTTCGCCGGTTCTCCTCCTGGACGCCCTGGACGAGGCCGCCCGCCCCTCCCGTCTCAGTGCCGCGGTTGAGGAGCTTGCCCTGGCCCTGGACGGCTGGAAGCTCGTCGTGGCCACTCGCCCCTTGCCCGATCTGTCATTCAGCCGCTTCGCACGACTGGAAGTGCTTCAACTCGGCCACCTCACGCAGGCGGAAGCAGCCGACCTGATCCGCCAGGAGCTGCCCGAACTGGAGCCGGGGATGATGGCACGCCTGACTGAGCTTGCCGACGGCAATCCCCTGATGCTTCGAGCGCTGGTCAATGTTGCCCGGCAGCGCTCCCTTCCCGAGGGCGGCTCCCTCACACTGCGGACGGTGCTCCAGTGGATGGCCGACCGCGCGAGAGCGGCCCACCCGCGGCCAGAGGTCCTGACCGAACTCCTCGAAGAGATCGCGTTGGCCGGTGGGAGGGAGCAGATCCGCACCCTCGCAGCCAGGTCCGGCATGGGGGAGCAGGAGGTACTCACAGAGCTGCACATCCTGCAGACCAACGGGCTGGTCGTCGTCGACCACGCGGCACGTACTGCGCAGCTCTTTCACAGAAGCCTCGTGGACAGCATCCTGTCTCAGTACCTGCGAGGGCGCCCTTTCAGCCTCGCCGACCTCCAGTTCGGTGCAGAGGAGGCGGAGAGGGACGACCTGCTGACCGCGACCTTCGTCCGGCGCCACGACATCGGACGCATTCTCGGACAACGCCGCTCCCTCGTTGTCGGAGACCGCGGGGCGGGCAAGAGTGCCATCTTCCGCACCCTGGCCACCGCTTCGCCTGCCGGCGCAGGCCACGCCAGCGCCACCATCTGCCCCGTTGCCAATACCGGGGACCTCCTGCAGCGCATCGTTGCCCCGGACGCATGGACGAACGCCAACGCCCTTCGGGCTGCGTGGCTTGTGGTCATTGCAGCTTTCGTCGCCTCCGAGCTTCCCCCCTCGGCCCCGAAGGAACTTCGCCTCAGCGGCGCCAACCTCCGAACAGCCCTGGACCTTCCGACCGAACCGGTGGGCCGCCTGCGACGCGTCCTGCGGGCGTGCTTGCGCCCCTTCGGCGGTACCACGTTGAAGTTCACCGTTGGACCCGTCGGGCTCGAGGCCCAGCTTCCCGCAGGCACCAGCAGACCAGGCGGCGCGTCTGTCGACGTCGAGTCGTTCCTGAAGGAGGCCGACGACCTTTTTCTCCGAGAGTCCGACCGGCGCGTGATGGTGATGTTCGACCGCATCGACGAGACGTTCAAATACGACAGAGCGAAACAACAAGCCGTGGTCCAAGCCCTGCTCCAGGCCGAGAGCCGCGTGTCACAGTTCGAAAGCGTAGGGCTGCTGGTCCTCCTTCGCACCGACCTGTTCGAGCTGTACGACATCCAGGAGAAGAACAAACTGGTATCCAGAACGCTGACGCTCGAGTGGTCCGACGAGGACTGGCTTCAGGTCCTCGTCCGACGGGTTCTCGCCAACACCCCGCTCCAACTGCTCGCCACCCGCGTGCGCGGCGCGGACGGCACTGCCGACACACGCGACGCGCTCCAGGTCGTCTTTCCGCCGGAGATCGAGGGCCAACCCATCGATCAGTGGCTCCTCGAGTGTCTGCGCAATGGAAACGGCGATGTCTCCCCCCGGCACGCCGTGCTCCTGCTGCACCTGTCGCGTGACCTGTCAGAGGACGCCGAGGCACACGTATCCGGCTTCCCTCTGTTCTCCGCCGAGTCGGTGAGCAAGGCGATGACGAAGCTGTCGGACCTGAGCTTCAACGAGATTGTCAACGACTTCAAAGTGGCTCCCACATTCGTCCGCAACTGCCGGGCCGGCAAACGCGATCGCTTCGCCCTGCGCGACGTCCAGGGACTCTTCGACGAGGCGGACGGCACGATCGCCAACCAGGTCGGGCTCCTGGAACGGCTCGGTTTCCTCGAACGCGTCGTTCAGGAGGGCAGCTCCGGTCCTGAAGCGGTGTTCAGGATTCCGGATCTCTACACGCGGTGCTGGAGCTAG
- a CDS encoding type II toxin-antitoxin system VapB family antitoxin — protein sequence MAQVNISLDAELVVEVMVLAGVGSPQDAIEVVVRDYIARSHRTEARVELRDQNLREVEVKPQEPQG from the coding sequence ATGGCCCAGGTCAACATCAGTCTCGATGCCGAGTTGGTCGTGGAGGTGATGGTCCTGGCCGGTGTCGGATCGCCTCAGGACGCCATCGAGGTGGTTGTGCGCGACTACATTGCCCGCAGTCATCGCACAGAGGCACGTGTCGAGCTCAGGGACCAGAATCTGCGTGAGGTTGAGGTGAAGCCGCAGGAACCACAGGGCTGA
- a CDS encoding DUF6193 family natural product biosynthesis protein, with product MSAFDVVVATPVDGAALNDIRRAAPFVHLTGRFEVPDDDPARLTESEWQSMRQEAGELEYTWQETYQALIEAAHAEPALRALYPFTSHWALRFSTTTRPRLTVVGPCLTANSDGTYGVGTGIISQDLGRFATAQEAVALAVAQLPSGLGPVALG from the coding sequence GTGTCAGCCTTCGATGTTGTTGTTGCGACCCCAGTCGACGGGGCCGCCCTGAACGACATCCGCCGGGCGGCGCCCTTCGTGCACCTGACCGGCCGGTTCGAGGTCCCCGACGACGATCCCGCGCGCCTGACGGAATCCGAGTGGCAGAGCATGCGCCAGGAGGCGGGCGAACTGGAGTACACCTGGCAGGAGACGTACCAGGCCCTGATCGAGGCGGCGCACGCCGAGCCGGCCCTGCGCGCCCTTTACCCGTTCACGAGCCACTGGGCGCTGCGCTTCTCGACCACCACCCGCCCGCGCCTGACCGTCGTTGGACCGTGCCTGACCGCGAACAGCGATGGCACGTACGGGGTGGGTACGGGCATCATCAGCCAAGATCTCGGCCGGTTCGCCACAGCGCAGGAGGCCGTGGCACTGGCTGTGGCCCAACTGCCGTCCGGCCTCGGCCCGGTCGCGCTTGGCTGA